One window of the Tetragenococcus koreensis genome contains the following:
- a CDS encoding GNAT family N-acetyltransferase: protein MENIKFIVGNQGWQRAASIFIRMNVFVFEVQISLQDEFDLNDTDEAIYAVAYQGDLPVSTARLLKIDEENVRITRVATLKEYRGKHLSSEILKRLEDYSRTVGYKKVDIHSEVAALAFYLKCGYQLSSDIYYEDSVPCQSVEKYL, encoded by the coding sequence ATGGAGAATATTAAATTTATTGTCGGTAACCAAGGCTGGCAAAGAGCAGCAAGTATTTTTATTCGTATGAACGTATTTGTGTTTGAAGTTCAGATTTCGCTACAAGATGAATTTGATTTAAATGATACCGACGAAGCGATTTATGCTGTAGCGTATCAAGGAGATTTACCTGTTTCTACAGCTCGTTTATTGAAAATAGATGAGGAGAATGTTCGCATTACTCGCGTTGCAACTTTAAAAGAATACAGGGGAAAACATCTTTCTTCTGAAATTCTAAAACGGTTAGAGGACTATTCACGGACAGTGGGTTATAAAAAAGTGGATATTCATTCAGAAGTTGCTGCGTTGGCATTCTATTTAAAATGTGGCTATCAGCTCTCTTCTGATATCTATTATGAAGATAGTGTCCCTTGCCAATCTGTAGAAAAATATTTGTAA
- the map gene encoding type I methionyl aminopeptidase codes for MITLKSKREIALMAKSGSLLAEVHQNLRNFIKSGITTWDIEVFVRNYIESHGGVAAQIGFEGYEYATCISVNDEICHGFPKQQVLKNGDLVKVDMCVELNGEMSDSCWAYVVGKATPKVLNLMNVTKKALYIGIEQAQVGNRTGDIGHAIQTYVESEGYSVVRDFIAHGIGPTIHEEPLFAHYGEAGKGIRLKEGMTITIEPMVNIGTWQMKMEPNGWEAKTKDGSLSCQYEHSLAITKEGPVILTSQGEEGTY; via the coding sequence ATGATTACATTAAAATCAAAAAGAGAAATAGCGCTAATGGCTAAATCAGGTTCTTTATTAGCAGAAGTGCACCAAAATTTGAGGAATTTTATTAAAAGTGGCATAACAACTTGGGATATCGAAGTATTTGTTCGCAACTATATTGAATCGCATGGTGGTGTGGCAGCGCAAATAGGTTTTGAAGGATATGAATATGCTACTTGTATCAGCGTGAACGATGAAATTTGTCACGGTTTTCCCAAACAGCAAGTATTGAAAAACGGCGATTTAGTTAAAGTAGATATGTGTGTAGAATTGAATGGTGAAATGTCTGATTCTTGCTGGGCGTATGTTGTTGGAAAAGCTACTCCTAAAGTACTAAATCTAATGAACGTAACAAAAAAAGCTTTATATATAGGAATCGAACAAGCGCAAGTGGGCAATCGTACTGGTGACATAGGTCACGCGATTCAAACTTATGTAGAGTCAGAAGGCTATAGCGTTGTCAGAGATTTTATCGCTCACGGAATTGGTCCAACAATTCATGAAGAGCCTCTTTTTGCCCATTATGGCGAAGCTGGTAAAGGAATACGGCTTAAAGAAGGGATGACCATAACCATAGAACCCATGGTAAATATTGGTACTTGGCAGATGAAAATGGAACCAAATGGATGGGAAGCGAAAACAAAAGACGGTAGTTTAAGCTGTCAATATGAACACAGTCTGGCTATCACAAAAGAGGGACCAGTGATTCTAACTTCTCAAGGCGAAGAAGGTACCTATTAA
- a CDS encoding alpha/beta hydrolase, with product MAKRISLEKAAIDFSEDNAAHPRIYELPPKDGRDLLEQVQESPVEKMEVDIEDQTFDTGQWGKINVRFLRPKGSTKELPVIYYIHGAGWVFGSANTHDKLVRELAVCTHSIVVFPEYSRSPEAKYPTAIEQNYAVLQQLPELAKEKGMDVDRITVVGDSVGGNMSAVMTIMTKQRNGTPIKQQVLYYPVTDANFDTESYKQFAEDYYLTKEGMQWFWNQYTTDESERNKITASPLRASEEELKDLPAAMILTAEADVLRDEGESYARKLREAGVEVTQARFQGTIHDFVMVNLFDQTNATRAAMDLSTDWINKKNK from the coding sequence ATGGCTAAAAGAATTTCGTTGGAAAAAGCTGCTATTGATTTTAGTGAAGATAATGCAGCACACCCACGTATTTATGAGTTACCGCCTAAAGATGGACGTGACTTATTAGAACAAGTCCAAGAATCTCCAGTAGAAAAAATGGAAGTTGATATAGAAGACCAAACGTTTGATACAGGTCAATGGGGAAAAATTAACGTTCGCTTTTTGAGACCAAAAGGCAGTACGAAAGAATTGCCTGTCATTTACTATATTCATGGCGCTGGATGGGTTTTTGGTAGTGCGAATACACATGATAAATTAGTCCGTGAACTAGCTGTATGTACCCATTCAATTGTCGTTTTTCCAGAGTACAGCCGTTCTCCTGAAGCAAAATACCCGACAGCAATTGAACAAAATTATGCGGTCTTACAGCAATTACCTGAACTAGCAAAAGAAAAGGGAATGGACGTTGATCGTATAACTGTAGTAGGAGATTCTGTTGGCGGCAACATGTCAGCTGTTATGACAATCATGACAAAACAACGCAATGGGACTCCAATCAAACAGCAAGTTTTATACTATCCTGTGACAGATGCCAATTTCGATACAGAATCTTACAAACAATTTGCAGAAGATTACTATTTAACCAAAGAAGGAATGCAGTGGTTTTGGAATCAGTATACGACAGATGAATCGGAGAGAAATAAAATCACAGCCTCTCCTTTAAGAGCATCAGAAGAAGAGCTTAAAGACTTACCTGCAGCTATGATTTTAACTGCAGAAGCAGATGTTTTGCGTGATGAGGGCGAATCTTACGCTCGTAAATTACGAGAAGCAGGAGTAGAAGTGACCCAAGCACGTTTCCAAGGAACAATTCATGATTTTGTTATGGTAAATTTATTCGATCAGACAAATGCCACACGAGCAGCGATGGACCTATCTACAGATTGGATAAATAAAAAGAATAAATAA
- a CDS encoding exodeoxyribonuclease III, translating to MKLISWNIDSLNAALTSDSSRAQLSREVLDTIGEYDADVIAIQETKLSAKGPTQKHIDILAERLPDYKITWRSSEEPARKSYAGTMFLYKNNLQPTVTFPKIGAPDTLDEEGRIITLELENCFVTQVYTPNAGSNLDRLEKRQVWDEKYREYLITLDKQKPVIASGDYNVAHQEIDLAHPDRNHFSAGFTDEERAGFTELLNNGFSDTFRHIHGNAEGNYSWWAQRVKTSKINNSGWRIDYFIVSERLANQILSSEMVDSGKRQDHTPIYLEVDL from the coding sequence GTGAAATTAATTTCGTGGAATATTGATTCTTTAAATGCTGCTTTAACAAGCGACTCGAGTCGAGCTCAATTATCAAGAGAAGTTTTAGATACGATTGGTGAATATGATGCAGACGTTATCGCCATTCAAGAAACTAAATTATCTGCTAAAGGACCCACCCAAAAGCATATAGATATTCTAGCTGAAAGGCTGCCAGATTATAAAATTACTTGGCGCAGTTCAGAAGAACCTGCCCGTAAATCTTATGCTGGAACGATGTTTTTATATAAAAATAACCTGCAGCCAACCGTCACTTTTCCAAAAATTGGCGCTCCGGATACGTTGGATGAAGAAGGACGCATCATTACACTGGAGCTTGAAAATTGTTTTGTCACGCAAGTATATACACCCAATGCTGGCAGTAATCTGGACCGCTTGGAAAAACGACAAGTTTGGGATGAAAAGTATAGAGAGTATTTAATTACTTTAGATAAACAAAAACCTGTGATTGCTTCTGGCGATTACAATGTTGCCCATCAAGAAATTGATTTGGCACATCCTGATAGAAATCATTTTTCAGCTGGCTTTACAGATGAAGAACGCGCTGGCTTCACTGAACTCTTAAATAATGGTTTCTCTGACACATTCCGTCATATTCATGGTAATGCTGAAGGGAATTATTCTTGGTGGGCACAACGTGTGAAGACCAGCAAAATCAATAATTCAGGATGGAGAATCGATTATTTTATCGTTAGCGAGCGTTTGGCAAATCAGATTTTATCTTCAGAAATGGTTGATTCAGGAAAAAGACAGGATCATACGCCTATCTATTTGGAAGTTGATTTATAA
- a CDS encoding AI-2E family transporter, giving the protein MKNTRWIKFLGGSNVLYTITVSLLLCLFIITMTKLDFIFGTLAVIISNILMPVIIALLLYYLFNPAIDFMEKHKIKRVWGIAILYISVILLLAGGIVLVIPLLENQISNLVETFPVFMDNFVNSVIAFVDDFSGNEIADNVISQVEGFVDSFSSDIGNYVSEGLTRFSSVVTGITSVVMTIVVAPIILFFLLKDAEKFTNGVLAVTPPKWRADLIRVATEINVKVGSYIKGQLAIAVSNGVMIFIGFTIIDLDYSGILGLAGGILSLVPYIGPTLTFIPAFIIAVLTSWTEVLLLIAVWIVVQFVEGNFVEPNIMGRQLNIHPLTIIIILLIMGDLLGLFGLVFGVPIYAILRVIVNYIFQKFKLRYNKYYGDVAGKYHIGTTEITDFGDDNIYQAKDELIEELAEERKSESKKKH; this is encoded by the coding sequence ATGAAAAATACGCGTTGGATTAAGTTTTTGGGCGGAAGCAATGTTCTTTACACAATTACTGTCAGTTTATTGTTATGTCTTTTTATCATTACCATGACGAAACTGGACTTTATTTTTGGAACATTAGCCGTCATCATTTCTAACATTCTTATGCCAGTTATTATTGCTTTGTTATTGTATTATTTATTTAACCCGGCGATTGATTTTATGGAAAAACATAAAATCAAAAGAGTATGGGGAATAGCAATACTGTATATAAGTGTAATTTTGCTGCTGGCAGGTGGTATTGTTCTTGTTATCCCGTTATTAGAGAACCAAATTTCGAATTTAGTAGAAACTTTTCCTGTCTTTATGGATAACTTCGTTAATTCTGTTATCGCATTTGTCGATGATTTTTCTGGCAATGAAATAGCGGATAACGTTATTTCTCAAGTAGAAGGCTTTGTAGATAGTTTCAGTTCAGATATAGGAAATTACGTATCAGAAGGCCTGACTCGGTTCTCATCAGTTGTGACAGGGATTACTAGTGTGGTTATGACGATTGTGGTTGCGCCGATTATTTTGTTTTTCTTATTAAAAGATGCCGAAAAATTTACTAATGGCGTATTAGCCGTAACTCCCCCTAAATGGCGTGCTGATTTGATCCGTGTAGCGACCGAAATCAACGTCAAAGTAGGTTCGTATATAAAAGGACAACTAGCGATTGCAGTGTCAAACGGTGTGATGATATTTATAGGCTTTACTATTATAGATCTGGATTATAGTGGTATTTTAGGTCTTGCCGGAGGAATATTGTCTCTTGTTCCTTATATTGGTCCTACTTTAACGTTTATTCCGGCATTTATTATTGCGGTACTTACTTCATGGACGGAAGTGCTTTTGCTGATTGCTGTATGGATTGTGGTCCAATTTGTTGAAGGAAATTTTGTTGAGCCCAACATTATGGGAAGACAGTTAAATATTCACCCACTGACGATTATTATTATTTTGTTGATCATGGGAGATTTACTAGGATTGTTCGGACTCGTTTTTGGCGTCCCAATTTATGCTATTTTAAGAGTTATCGTGAATTATATTTTCCAAAAATTCAAATTACGTTATAACAAATATTATGGCGATGTAGCAGGAAAATATCATATTGGTACGACTGAAATCACTGATTTTGGAGACGATAATATCTATCAGGCAAAAGATGAATTGATTGAAGAGTTAGCCGAAGAACGAAAAAGCGAATCGAAAAAGAAACATTAA